The Pirellulales bacterium genome includes a window with the following:
- the mfd gene encoding transcription-repair coupling factor, translating to MAASPTENDVAGRLLELADALHDEPGFAEVVASLKAGHGATLGGIWGSSCALSAAALEADAPELLVVVCPRPADIDTLYDDLALFTTTLTERLPAWETAAAEHAIDDQIHGDRLRVLKLLAGDSAERPRLLVTSIQSLLQPVPSRKLLAAQTRRITVGESVTVAELLGWFTASGFQNTPAVQLPGEFSLRGGIVDVFAPDWDEPARIEFFGDQVESIRQFEVSSQRSLKSLDSLEITILKPSAEHRDQLTSHLPARSWILLVEPDEIQEEAKNYLRRAERPQDFHATTDVLKEIYRFPSVTAAAVSGGTFEATCQLRIESVERFSGDIGKVRDELDSAGGGHEVIIVCQTEAEIERLREIFGATRLAADGRLGFVVGRLQAGFRLVSRRLVLVSGGELFHRSELNRPSQRRLSRVVDSFLDLREGDFIVHLAHGIGKYRGLKLLEKDDQVEEHLELEFHGGTKIYVPAANIELVQKYVGGSKSRPSLARIGGKLWVKQKEAASAAVTDLAADMLRMQAVRSSRPGIRFPLDTQWQQEFDAAFPYRETTDQLSAIAAIKRDMHLARPMDRLLCGDVGYGKTEVAMRAAFKAIESGFQVAVLVPTTILCEQHRRTFTERMAEFPFQIAALSRFCTGKEQSGIIKGLKSGSIDVVIGTHRLAQADVAFANLGLVVIDEEQRFGVEVKERLKALRETIDVLTMTATPIPRTLHMSLLGLRDISNLETPPEDRLAVETRVTRFDEELIRHAVLRELNRNGQIFFVHNRINDIHLVAAKLQRIVPETRVRIGHGQMPEGELEEVMLEFVDHQFDLLLATTIVESGLDIPNANTIFIDEADRYGLADLHQLRGRVGRYKHRAYCYLLLDPNKYISGTSVRRLRAIEEFSDMGAGFAIAMRDLEIRGAGNILGTQQSGHIAVVGYELYCQLLEQAVRRLQQMAPKKVLEVHVDLPGEAFIPPAYVPDMRLKIDLYRRLARVAATDELADLTAEMIDRFGPWPAAVGRLIEQAELRITAADWQIEAIRREEGFVVFDYRSRRRIEELAKSKPGRLRIVDDRSAYLPLDKGVGDFERLAATIKSVLQPN from the coding sequence ATGGCAGCATCGCCGACGGAAAATGACGTCGCCGGCCGGCTGCTCGAACTGGCCGACGCATTGCACGACGAGCCGGGTTTCGCGGAGGTCGTGGCCAGCCTCAAAGCAGGCCACGGAGCCACTTTGGGCGGAATCTGGGGCTCGAGCTGCGCGCTGTCGGCGGCGGCGCTTGAAGCGGACGCTCCCGAATTGCTGGTGGTCGTTTGTCCGCGCCCGGCGGACATCGACACGCTCTACGATGATCTGGCGCTCTTCACGACGACTCTGACCGAACGGCTGCCGGCATGGGAAACGGCCGCGGCGGAGCACGCGATCGACGACCAGATTCACGGCGATCGCCTTCGCGTGCTCAAGCTGCTTGCCGGCGATTCGGCCGAGCGCCCTCGACTGCTCGTCACGAGCATTCAAAGTCTGTTGCAACCGGTCCCATCGCGCAAGCTGCTCGCGGCCCAAACGCGGCGAATCACCGTCGGCGAATCGGTCACCGTGGCGGAGTTGCTCGGTTGGTTCACCGCCAGCGGCTTTCAAAACACGCCGGCGGTGCAGCTTCCCGGCGAGTTTTCGCTGCGCGGAGGAATCGTCGATGTGTTCGCTCCCGATTGGGACGAACCGGCGCGGATCGAATTCTTCGGCGACCAGGTGGAATCGATTCGCCAGTTTGAGGTCTCCAGTCAGCGCAGCCTCAAATCGCTCGACTCACTCGAAATCACGATCCTCAAGCCGAGCGCCGAGCACCGCGATCAACTCACAAGCCATCTCCCCGCGCGATCCTGGATTCTGCTCGTAGAGCCGGATGAAATTCAGGAGGAAGCCAAAAACTATCTGCGCCGCGCCGAGCGTCCGCAAGATTTCCACGCGACAACCGACGTGCTCAAAGAAATCTATCGCTTTCCGTCGGTTACGGCGGCGGCCGTCTCCGGCGGCACGTTCGAAGCCACTTGCCAGTTGCGAATCGAGAGCGTTGAACGGTTTTCCGGTGACATCGGCAAGGTCCGGGACGAGCTGGATTCTGCGGGCGGCGGACATGAGGTGATCATCGTCTGCCAGACGGAAGCCGAGATCGAACGGTTGCGAGAAATCTTCGGCGCGACGCGGCTAGCGGCCGACGGCCGCCTCGGGTTCGTCGTGGGGCGATTGCAAGCCGGCTTCCGGCTCGTTTCGCGGAGGCTGGTGCTGGTAAGCGGCGGCGAACTGTTTCATCGCAGCGAGTTGAATCGCCCTTCTCAGCGGCGGCTGAGCCGAGTCGTCGATAGCTTTCTCGATCTGCGCGAGGGGGATTTCATCGTTCATCTGGCGCACGGCATCGGCAAGTATCGCGGTCTGAAGCTGCTGGAGAAAGACGATCAGGTCGAGGAGCATCTGGAACTCGAATTCCACGGCGGGACGAAGATTTACGTTCCGGCGGCGAACATCGAGCTGGTGCAGAAATATGTCGGCGGGAGCAAGTCGCGACCGAGCCTGGCTCGAATCGGCGGCAAGCTGTGGGTCAAGCAAAAAGAGGCGGCCAGCGCGGCCGTGACCGATCTGGCGGCTGACATGCTGCGGATGCAGGCGGTTCGCTCGTCGCGGCCGGGGATTCGTTTTCCCCTGGATACACAGTGGCAACAGGAGTTCGACGCCGCTTTTCCGTATCGCGAGACGACCGATCAGCTAAGCGCTATCGCGGCGATCAAGCGCGACATGCACCTTGCCCGGCCCATGGACCGGCTGCTCTGCGGCGACGTCGGCTACGGCAAGACCGAGGTGGCGATGCGGGCGGCGTTCAAGGCGATCGAGTCCGGCTTTCAGGTTGCCGTGCTGGTGCCGACCACGATCCTCTGCGAGCAGCACCGCCGCACGTTCACCGAACGGATGGCCGAGTTTCCTTTTCAGATCGCCGCCCTCAGCCGATTCTGCACGGGCAAAGAGCAATCGGGGATCATCAAAGGACTCAAATCGGGATCGATCGACGTGGTGATTGGCACGCATCGGCTCGCTCAGGCCGACGTGGCGTTCGCGAATCTTGGCCTGGTGGTCATCGACGAAGAGCAGCGATTCGGCGTTGAGGTCAAGGAGCGCCTGAAGGCGCTGCGGGAGACGATCGACGTGCTCACCATGACCGCCACGCCGATCCCGCGCACGCTTCACATGTCGCTTTTGGGACTGCGCGACATCTCAAACCTCGAAACGCCTCCCGAGGACCGTCTGGCGGTCGAGACGCGCGTGACACGATTCGACGAGGAGCTAATCCGCCACGCCGTGCTTCGCGAGCTGAATCGCAACGGGCAGATCTTCTTCGTCCACAACCGAATCAACGACATCCATCTGGTCGCGGCCAAATTGCAGCGCATCGTTCCCGAGACCCGCGTCCGTATCGGTCACGGTCAAATGCCTGAGGGGGAATTGGAAGAGGTGATGCTGGAGTTCGTGGACCACCAGTTCGATCTGTTGCTGGCGACGACGATTGTCGAGAGTGGGCTGGATATCCCGAACGCCAATACGATTTTCATCGACGAAGCCGATCGCTACGGGCTGGCCGATTTGCATCAATTGCGCGGCCGCGTTGGGCGCTATAAGCATCGCGCCTATTGTTATCTGCTGCTCGATCCCAATAAGTACATTTCGGGGACTTCCGTGCGACGGCTGCGGGCGATCGAGGAATTTAGCGACATGGGGGCCGGTTTCGCGATCGCCATGCGCGATCTCGAAATCCGCGGCGCGGGAAATATCCTGGGAACTCAGCAAAGCGGACACATCGCGGTCGTCGGCTACGAGTTGTATTGCCAATTGCTCGAGCAGGCGGTTCGCCGGTTGCAACAGATGGCGCCAAAGAAGGTACTCGAGGTACACGTCGATCTGCCGGGCGAGGCGTTCATCCCGCCGGCTTACGTGCCCGACATGCGGTTGAAGATCGATCTCTATCGCCGGCTGGCGCGGGTCGCCGCGACCGATGAATTGGCCGATCTCACAGCCGAAATGATCGATCGATTCGGACCTTGGCCGGCGGCGGTCGGGCGGTTGATCGAGCAGGCCGAATTGCGCATCACGGCGGCAGACTGGCAAATCGAGGCGATCCGCCGCGAGGAGGGGTTCGTGGTGTTCGACTATCGAAGTCGCCGCCGAATCGAGGAACTGGCCAAATCGAAGCCAGGGCGGCTGCGGATCGTCGATGATCGCAGCGCCTATCTACCTCTGGACAAGGGGGTTGGAGACTTCGAGCGGCTGGCGGCGACCATCAAATCGGTGTTGCAGCCGAACTGA
- a CDS encoding lysylphosphatidylglycerol synthase transmembrane domain-containing protein has translation MPNGLQSEGRNSSQTDNPTLTRTAKTLAVQLLKWGVPLAILGYLSVKIYKDDSFPKFWNSPKQWDLLAAALGLTLTAVTLTIVRWHWLIRALGLPFRLREALRLGFLGYLLNFISFGAVGGDLFKAVFVARDLHGHRAEAVATVVVDRLIGLFGVFLLATGSILASGAWVTESSETMRMIYRATFTCTAAGGFAAAALMLLPDSLWHRIERWLARIPRIGPICERLIAAVRRFRSKVWVMALALGVTVFAQWLFAVAFYLVSAGLIENHPSLTAHMIIVPLATIVNVIPLPLNGLGAVEAAYEFLYRNVPQAIGGVGVGGVGALVSLAYRIVMLVVAFVGVCYYLASRREVAEVMHEVEVEAEQGHSLLDPAE, from the coding sequence ATGCCAAACGGACTCCAGAGCGAAGGCCGCAATTCATCTCAGACCGACAACCCCACTTTGACACGCACCGCCAAAACGCTCGCCGTTCAATTGCTTAAGTGGGGCGTCCCGTTGGCGATTCTCGGGTATCTGAGCGTCAAAATATACAAGGACGATAGCTTCCCAAAATTCTGGAACAGTCCAAAGCAGTGGGATTTGCTGGCGGCCGCGCTCGGACTTACGCTCACGGCCGTGACGCTCACGATCGTGCGCTGGCATTGGCTGATTCGAGCGTTGGGGCTGCCATTCCGCCTGCGGGAGGCGCTGCGGTTGGGTTTTCTCGGCTACCTGCTGAATTTTATCTCGTTCGGAGCTGTCGGCGGAGATTTATTCAAGGCGGTCTTTGTCGCCCGCGACCTGCATGGTCACCGCGCGGAAGCCGTAGCAACGGTCGTGGTGGATCGGCTCATCGGCTTGTTCGGCGTTTTTCTCTTGGCTACAGGTTCGATCCTAGCAAGCGGCGCCTGGGTGACCGAATCGAGCGAAACGATGCGGATGATCTATCGAGCCACATTCACGTGCACGGCCGCCGGGGGATTCGCGGCCGCCGCGCTCATGCTGCTGCCCGATTCCCTGTGGCATCGAATCGAGCGCTGGCTGGCTCGAATTCCGAGAATCGGTCCGATCTGCGAGCGGCTGATCGCCGCTGTCCGCCGATTTCGCAGCAAGGTTTGGGTGATGGCGCTCGCGCTGGGCGTTACCGTTTTCGCCCAATGGCTATTCGCGGTCGCGTTCTACCTTGTCTCGGCGGGGCTGATCGAAAACCATCCCTCGCTGACCGCGCACATGATCATTGTGCCGCTGGCGACGATTGTGAACGTGATTCCATTGCCGTTGAATGGACTGGGCGCCGTCGAAGCGGCTTACGAGTTCCTCTATCGAAACGTGCCGCAAGCGATCGGAGGAGTTGGCGTCGGGGGCGTGGGGGCACTGGTCTCGTTGGCGTATCGAATCGTCATGCTCGTCGTCGCTTTCGTCGGAGTCTGCTATTATTTGGCCAGCCGACGCGAGGTGGCTGAGGTGATGCACGAAGTCGAAGTCGAAGCCGAGCAGGGCCACAGCCTTCTTGATCCTGCGGAATAG